From bacterium, the proteins below share one genomic window:
- a CDS encoding dihydroorotate dehydrogenase electron transfer subunit, with protein MMLEQKVKITSHQKIAPQVFLMSFASPQMAAQARPGQFVHLKPSGPGPLLLRRPFSINRVKGGYLFIMYRVVGRGTSLISSLPKGAEMDVLGPLGKGFEISRKYKEHVILAGGMGLAPMQFLADRLRTMKLESRLFYGCAGKKEMLPCPAPGKIIATDDGSCGYRGFVTDAFLSRIDKFKKPVVYACGPWPMLKRTALICHQHHIDCQVSLEAFMACGVGACQGCVVRGVKEYVTVCRQGPVFDSREIDWEQESGL; from the coding sequence ATGATGTTAGAACAAAAAGTAAAGATCACCTCCCACCAGAAGATAGCCCCCCAGGTATTCCTGATGTCCTTCGCTTCGCCGCAGATGGCCGCCCAGGCCAGGCCCGGACAGTTCGTCCATCTAAAGCCGTCGGGCCCCGGACCCCTGCTGTTAAGGCGGCCTTTCAGCATCAACCGGGTCAAGGGAGGGTACCTATTCATAATGTACCGGGTGGTGGGCCGGGGCACCTCCCTGATCTCTTCCCTGCCCAAGGGAGCGGAGATGGATGTGCTGGGGCCTTTGGGAAAGGGCTTTGAGATCAGCCGGAAATACAAAGAGCATGTGATACTGGCCGGTGGCATGGGGCTGGCCCCGATGCAGTTCCTGGCCGACCGCCTGAGGACCATGAAGCTGGAGTCCCGGCTTTTTTACGGATGCGCCGGCAAAAAGGAAATGCTGCCCTGCCCGGCTCCCGGCAAGATCATCGCCACCGACGACGGCAGCTGCGGGTACCGGGGGTTTGTGACCGATGCCTTTTTGTCCCGCATCGACAAGTTCAAAAAGCCGGTGGTCTACGCCTGCGGCCCCTGGCCGATGCTCAAGCGCACGGCGCTGATCTGCCACCAGCACCACATCGACTGCCAGGTCTCCCTGGAGGCCTTCATGGCCTGCGGGGTGGGCGCCTGTCAGGGCTGCGTGGTCAGGGGGGTAAAGGAATATGTCACCGTCTGCCGCCAGGGCCCGGTGTTCGACAGCCGGGAGATAGACTGGGAGCAGGAGTCCGGCCTATGA